In one window of Kitasatospora sp. MMS16-BH015 DNA:
- a CDS encoding zeta toxin family protein codes for MSDRLLDEVTAAAFTSVAVAQAAPAVVVPVAGQPGAGTTTAADQVQAALDTRGGAVRVAADLYKPFHPHDARLLAEDPRTAGARVRADVRVRADVRVRADVRRWQAAMEHLVRTRRLDAVVETALSCPHEPREDTAAYRRAGHRVEVVVAATAPAWSRLGLLERFLGDGDGDGEGAARFVSRAHHDACTARLGHPPAVPEAEYPAQQVSVVRRGLDPLYPTNSSPVRHGTGPRRPPPSSPPNTDDGGTRPRARASTSGPPTPDCACAPGRSPPGNARPPTPCPPTPCPPPPGRRPSRCNASPSPIPDRAARTATASPRATTPRCTGASSCPPSDRSSRAGPDSRRPCS; via the coding sequence GTGTCCGACCGCCTCCTCGACGAGGTGACCGCCGCTGCCTTCACCTCCGTAGCCGTGGCGCAGGCGGCGCCGGCGGTGGTGGTGCCGGTGGCCGGGCAGCCCGGCGCCGGGACGACCACGGCCGCCGACCAGGTCCAGGCCGCGCTCGACACCCGTGGTGGCGCGGTGCGGGTGGCCGCCGACCTCTACAAGCCCTTCCACCCCCACGACGCCCGGCTGCTCGCCGAGGACCCGCGCACCGCCGGCGCCCGGGTACGTGCCGATGTCCGGGTACGTGCCGATGTCCGGGTACGTGCCGATGTCCGGCGGTGGCAGGCGGCGATGGAGCACCTGGTACGAACCCGACGGCTCGACGCCGTGGTGGAGACCGCGCTGTCCTGCCCGCACGAGCCGCGCGAGGACACGGCCGCCTACCGCCGGGCCGGACACCGGGTGGAGGTCGTGGTGGCGGCGACGGCGCCCGCGTGGAGCCGGCTCGGCCTGCTGGAACGCTTCCTCGGCGACGGCGACGGCGACGGCGAGGGCGCGGCGCGGTTCGTCTCCCGGGCCCACCACGACGCCTGCACCGCCAGGCTGGGGCACCCGCCGGCGGTGCCGGAGGCCGAGTACCCGGCCCAGCAGGTCAGCGTGGTGCGCCGCGGCCTCGACCCCCTCTACCCAACGAACTCCTCCCCGGTCCGGCATGGGACCGGCCCCCGCAGGCCGCCGCCGTCCTCACCGCCGAACACCGACGACGGTGGGACGCGACCGAGAGCACGCGCTTCCACCAGCGGCCCGCCGACGCCGGACTGCGCGTGCGCACCCGGCCGCTCACCCCCGGGCAACGCCCGACCCCCGACGCCTTGTCCGCCGACGCCTTGTCCGCCTCCGCCCGGCCGCCGGCCGAGCCGGTGCAACGCCTCGCCCAGTCCGATCCCCGACCGGGCCGCACGGACCGCCACCGCCTCGCCCCGAGCCACCACGCCCAGGTGTACCGGCGCATCGTCCTGCCCGCCCTCGGACAGATCGAGCCGAGCCGGTCCGGACAGCCGACGGCCGTGTTCGTGA
- a CDS encoding FAD-binding protein has protein sequence MQTPDTDFGRSLRLVPHTVRRVGQDGTPQELMRTAAASGQDTAVRGNGRSCNTQTLTAGTLLDDRLPHHATATATEPRFVDSPAGEHLVEVPTGLTWLALEHWLAGHGRTVPVLPGYLDLTVGGTLSIGGFGLGSLRHGLQIDQVHRIELVDGHGRTHTCSRQENPELFRHALGGLGQVGHLTTAVLRTTARPAHTRVTRIPHTGLADLTAHLPRVAADPNAAGYFGMCDRQSWYSQISLTPEADESTLTTPVLTLPDYTDLLHGEVAGHLAPLLHTPTHANLWADYVLDETGLPAFTATLEHLLADSALAESLISLYFLIVRRPRPATPFVLAPVLEAPVQYGIGVFASAPLTDTPAITGTRRAQNRLLHACARTGGRPYLYGAHTLTQDLLHTFYGTPALTRLEELRTELALTRFNPRAFGGPRP, from the coding sequence GTGCAGACCCCGGACACCGACTTCGGCCGCTCGCTGCGCCTCGTCCCGCACACCGTCCGACGCGTCGGCCAGGACGGCACCCCGCAGGAGCTCATGCGCACCGCCGCCGCCTCCGGCCAGGACACCGCCGTCCGCGGCAACGGCCGCTCCTGCAACACCCAGACCCTCACCGCCGGCACCCTCCTGGACGACCGCCTCCCCCACCACGCCACCGCCACCGCCACCGAACCGCGCTTCGTCGACTCCCCCGCCGGAGAACACCTCGTCGAAGTCCCCACCGGCCTCACCTGGCTCGCACTGGAACACTGGCTGGCCGGCCACGGCCGCACCGTCCCGGTCCTGCCCGGCTACCTCGACCTCACCGTCGGCGGCACCCTGTCCATCGGCGGCTTCGGCCTCGGCTCCCTCCGCCACGGACTCCAGATCGACCAGGTCCACCGGATCGAACTCGTCGACGGCCACGGCCGCACCCACACCTGCTCCCGGCAGGAGAACCCCGAACTGTTCCGCCACGCCCTCGGCGGCCTCGGCCAGGTCGGCCACCTCACCACCGCCGTCCTGCGCACCACCGCCCGCCCCGCCCACACCCGCGTCACCCGCATCCCCCACACCGGCCTGGCCGACCTCACCGCCCACCTGCCCCGCGTCGCCGCCGACCCGAACGCCGCCGGCTACTTCGGCATGTGCGACCGCCAGAGCTGGTACTCCCAGATCTCCCTCACCCCCGAAGCCGACGAAAGCACCCTCACCACCCCCGTCCTCACCCTCCCCGACTACACCGACCTCCTGCACGGCGAAGTCGCCGGCCACCTCGCCCCGCTCCTCCACACCCCCACCCACGCCAACCTCTGGGCCGACTACGTCCTCGACGAAACCGGCCTGCCCGCCTTCACCGCCACGCTGGAACACCTGCTCGCCGACTCCGCCCTCGCCGAAAGCCTGATCAGCCTCTACTTCCTGATCGTGCGACGCCCCCGCCCCGCCACCCCCTTCGTCCTCGCCCCCGTCCTGGAGGCCCCCGTCCAGTACGGCATCGGGGTCTTCGCCTCCGCCCCCCTCACCGACACCCCCGCCATCACCGGCACCCGCCGCGCCCAGAACCGCCTCCTGCACGCCTGCGCCCGCACCGGCGGCCGCCCCTACCTCTACGGCGCCCACACCCTCACCCAGGACCTCCTCCACACCTTCTACGGCACCCCCGCCCTCACCCGCCTGGAAGAACTGCGCACCGAACTCGCCCTGACCCGCTTCAACCCACGCGCCTTCGGCGGCCCCCGCCCCTGA